The DNA region atacaattcttaaaaaagatttttttatatggttataactcaaaaactaatcactgtaaatacttgaaaatttcaccaaatgtttatataagtgttctttatatacagttaaattttcaaaagattttgagataactgaaattttcgatttttctaagaatttttttttaagtgttaataaaaaattttgggtACCCaacaaaacttgaaaatttaatacaaggtttctcatGATGGGttcttaatgtattttaaaaaaatcaaaatttgttggccacaacttttttttatcagtgtTCATTGATCAAACATTTACGATATAtgtcaaaatcacgaaaatttgcaagtaattttgtagttgaaaaatcataagatttttgtgtttatatctataaaaaaaagaatttacaatttttttttattagcatttgaaattcaaatattgacaaaaaatcgtcaaaatcatgaatatttgcaaattattttttaagtataattcataaaaatttgtgtGTATGCAgcaagagttgaaaatttaatacaagttttccataagtttggctaataataattataaaagaaattacattttggtgtattcaggcacattaaaacataaaccaccctTTATatcaaccactggaaattatatcctaggctgacaaaatcatcttcgttcagaatcgtttttagtatacaatgatacctctCATTGGattctaatttaatacataaattatagtgacctactactaatacttttatttcatatcaatatttaaattgtataagaataaataagtaGGCAATCAGTGTTGGTTCAtctcacattttttatttggcagaaatttagaacaaaaatttttttgttttagttttttattacattataaacattatcaaTTTTTGCATAGACTTAGAAGACCAGATAATGAAATATCAGCCAGACAATTAAGGCGAAGAATTCACAATGATACACAACtcctaacaaaaaaattatttccagaTGTTTGTACAAATAAATCTTCTAGAACATCTCTATCTCTTAATTGtgaccaatatattattcctGATTCATTGCAAGACTTAAACAATGATTTAGAAAAAAGTTATTCTTCAATAAAATGCACaaactatactaaaaataataattatcagttGTTACAATCAAATAGTACTTTTTTTCTGCCAACCACATCTAATCAAAAAGATATCTCgtctgaaaaaaatgaaatttctttcagaaataaaataacaacctGGGCTGTTGCAGAACAGATAACTCATAAATCTTTGAATAGATTACTACAAATTTTAAAGACTCATTCTTGTCATAGTGATTTACCATCCGATTGTCGATCTCTATTAAATActtcaattataaaagaagtttATCCTGGTTATTGTTGGCATAATGGTTTGGAAAGTGGagtacaaaattttttgaaatataaaggTCAGCTAATAAATGATACTATTGAATTGATTATCAATATTGATGGGCTTCCAATCAGTAAATCTTCAAACAGTCAACTATGGCCAATTCTAGGATCAGTTATTggttttaaagatatttttattattggaatCTATCATGGAAATTCTAAAAAACCTGAAGATGctaacttatttttagaaacattGGTTGAAGAATCTAAATATGTAGTAgaaaatggtattttttttaataacaaaaaattacgttgtataataaaacttatttgtgCAGATGCACCAGCAAAATCTATGATTCTAAATGTCAAAGGACATACTGGGTACTCAAGTTGTACAAAATGCTGGGATGAAggtgaatattatgaaaaaaaaatttgtttttcagaTAAGGCAGGAAAAGAAAGAACTGatcatgaattttttttaaagagtgATGAGAATTATCATTTAGGTGCTAGTGCTCTAGATGAAATTCCATTATTAGGCCTTTTCATTAATGTGCCATTAGACTATTTGCATTTAATTTGCTTAGGTGttgttaaaaaacttatacatttatggtTTTGTGATAGCCTTAAAGTGAGATTGCAAtttcgaaaaattaaaataatttcaaatttattaaaaaaaaatatacacccATATGTGCCTTTAGAATTTCAAAGAAAACCTAGAGCATTAGAGTATTATAAGCAATGGAAAGGAACTGAGTTTAGACAGTTTTTGCTGTACAGTGGCCCAGTtgtcttaaaaaatgttttatctaaTGAAGTATACAATCATTTTATGACTTTACATGTTGCGATCACTATCCTttcttcaaacaatttttgcgccgatacataaaatttactttatgcCCACCAATTACTTCAACATATTGTTACatcttttaaaactatttatggaCATCACCATCTCTCACATAATGTTCATGGATTACTTCATATATAAAGATGTAAGAATTTTGGATCTTTGGACATGTTTAGTActttcaaatttgaaatttagaaatttatgaaaaaacaaaaaactgaaACAAATTTTACGGAAAATGACAAACTCACAACAAATCAAAGGATTCATGAAATCACATGTTTTGAAGAAGAATACGTGAAAATGTACGTTTTCAAAACTCCGATGgtcttttttaattgttcagttttgtgtttttttaaatttgtttgtctTATGTCATTTGGTTATTGATCTTGTGTGTTTGTATTTGTGGTCTTACTTCAGGGAAAATAGTCATCAtcgagaatataataaattccaaaataaataacgaaagTTACATAATCGGCAAGgaatttttagaaatgaaaCCATTATATACTAAACCTTGTATATCTTCTCATTTGGGTATTTATTTGGTTTCAAATCTTTCTGTAATAAAACAATGgtccttaaataatattatccaaaaatactttttgtgtAAAATTGATTTGGAATGTTATGCTGCCTTTCCACTTATACATGTAGACAATGATGAAAGACCATGCCtctgacattttaaatttacgaaGTTAGAAAGTTTTAATACtacttctttaatattatttgtttattaactattatatagcctatggtttttagaaaattgtttatgtaaaaaatagtaaagtaattttgaaaaatttctaGGAATTACGTGATTGTTGAATTTATTGATGGAGTTCAATTAGTTCCTTGCAATTGGATATTGTCcaaccaaaaaaaaacattttatccaGAGAATATAAATTCTAAGAAATATGACAAACTGGTCCTTATATGCCGTTTAATGCCGTTCCATATAAGTCTTCatggaaaacattttttataaaaaaaatatggggTTCTTcgggtattaaaaattatattataatactttatacaaataatgaatttttatttttattgttatttagataattttattagggctaaacaaaaattaaaaattgcctTGCAATTGTCTGAAACTGAAGACCTAAACTCTGAGATTGATGAAGTtcttgcaaaaaaaaaaacgcagaGAGCTTGCTGCTAAAAGGgttaataaacaatgtatGTTATCGCCAAAAAGGATCAAAAGTCTAACTACaaaaaaacctaatttttCTATTCCACCACTACCAAAAGTTCCATTTAAGTCTTTAcctggtaattattattaaaaattaaactattttgttttgttaaatcatgttattttatgttatatagttTCAATTGCTGATCACAAACGTGTTGGAAAGAGAACTAgaggtaaaattatatttctaaataaatatctaaataaacaaatcaggtattttttactataaatttatagttttttatcaatttttctaGATGACGAATTTTgcagaaaaaatattgcacATTATATTCCCCTTCTACAAGTAAACAAGATTGGTCAGTTGATAGAACATACATTGAAGAAAATACTGAAGGTAAGACAAGtgttacagttttaaaaaccTAACTCAATTCTTAATGTGCATAATTtctgtttttagtttataaattgctcaagcaagataaaaatattagtgatTCTCCTTCAAGTATCCAAAAttcatttctaaataataaaaacaatttgtacataaataaattaaaagtattctcgcctattagtaaaattgatattaccAAAAATACTGGTATgtctacaatattttcaatattgtcAAACGATAATACTGAATctgttttatagttaatttatttttaattacatttcataGAAAATGATCTGATGGCATCTCCCCCAATGTTTATTGATAgtccaattaaaaatagtaaaaaaagaagcCTTTTTGATATGACACCTGAATCCACTcaaaaacatgtaaaaaatgttGCAGTGAGACAACTTTTTTCTTCAACACAGTCCAATATATCAGAAATAGACAGTGAAGTTAATGgtaaagaattatatttttaaatttccccttacctatttatttaatctaatattaattgtatagaaaattatttaatggcaACTCCTTCGATATTGAACGGCAAACCAAACTAGTGGTAAAAAGAATCTTTTTGAAAGTACACCTGAATCTGCCCATAAACACATAAAACATGTATCAGTGAAACAACTAATTTCTTCAACAGAGTCTGAGATATTAACACAAGGCAGGGAAGCTAATAGTAAGGATTAGTatcttgaataatattacacagctgacctattttaaaaattaaatattttcaggtacctatataaatattaaatatatattttttcaattgtaatTACAGTTAACCATGGTTgtatcttaaaatttataacatcaaCATTACCACAACTTAATTCAaaactaaatcaaataattttaaatcagtcTAAACATGAAGaaatgctaaaaaatattttaaagaacaaTACAGTAGATGATGAcagcttttataataatacagcttTGGAAGGATTTcaattaaatgatttgaattcattaaaagaagtagatttaaaacttaagtctgatacattatactataaatgtttGGTATAAAAGGTCATAAAATGTTACATACCtactattgtttataaaaaaacattcatattttttctaggtAAAACGATTGAAAGAATTTGgtggtaataatttgtatatggtGACCAAATGCATTATAGAATTTttgataactgataatttaGGGATGCAAATATCATTAACAGGGCGtggaacaaataataaaaaaaatgaaaaaatgtcacTAATttcattaacaatatttaaattgataacatgtaagttgaaatttttattaaaatatgttactttTATTGCTCAGAATAAAGTACGCTACTTTTACAGTCATTTTTGGGCAATATGCAGTGAGTTCATGTCAGTTCTATTGGAACCTCCCCTACATGTTATgccatataattaaattgaattacataGTACCATGTAAATTTGTCTTATAGTTGATTTGTCAagaaatctaattttgtaAAGCAAAACAGTTAAGCtcctcattttatttttaatgttcagTATATGttcttactattttaaattgaaatctaTTGTCACTcctaaatatttgaatgataATACCATTTTGATTGGTGAACAGTCGCAATTTGTCATACCAGTTtcacatttatgtattataaagttgTATCCAACAGGGAGCTGTGAACGAATTGTAACTATAGGCATGCAAACTGATAGTAGATTTTTCCCCATCCAGTCATGGATATACCATAAATCAATTTCAACACTTcaacagtttattttaatgttttccaGTTATCTTCGAAATTAACTAGTGCTATGTCGTCGGCGAACATGAATAATTTCCCTTTTAACAACGAGGCGGGtatagaattaatatatattaaaatatatattagtttataatataataatataatataaactgtataaatatatatattacatagttacatagatactttattttcatttcatttttttaatttttatttaggaaaatagataagtttatatttttagagagATTGTCTTGAATTAGTTGAATTAACAGTatgctaattattttaacgattgtttataataattataatttaattaattatacttcttatatacattaaatttatattttcaattgcaggagttataatgaaaaatgtatctgGTTCAACAatagttgatataaataaagcgGTAACTGGGTGGTTAAAACATGCCAAGGAAAGATATGGAAGACGAGaattgttatagtttattagtttcttgtttgtaaaatttctttaaacatttttttttttttaatttcttgcataatatatttattttatttttttttattgaacattataGTTTCGGCAACATAGACCATTAGCTTTTAaggtttatacaattatatatatatatatatgtatatatttttttttacaatattagttacttagttctatttaattatcatgcataatactattatgttacttatttgaaaatataagtttataattataaaaaaatgcatatattttatttttattttattgtaatataaaatgatatagttGAATGTTGTTAGgtgttatcaataaaaataactacaataaaattaaatattaaattttaactttaatttcaataagtatactaataataagttataattagaTTTGCTCACAAATGAagtatatttgtttgtaaaatctttaaaagaagaaatagttatcgattattttgaaaattttgaaaattttgaaaacttaatattatttgtggggCCTTGTTTACATCCCTACTAATTGCAATAAGCTCTAATTGAcctaatcataaataattaaaaatttaaatgaattccTTACAAATTCCAGCACTTGGTAAGGTTGACACGATGGTCAATGACACCTCAATTATGCTTAAATAGCTTCATGAGGGGTATTCCAGTATCTTCTTTtctatctaaaattaattttttacaagacTCATATAGAAAACATTCAGACCAAATTGGgatgtatataaaacattttcaggAAGTTTATGGCACCTTAACAGACTGCAATCAGGAATATAATGGGATAGATGCAGACCATACTGGTCTATGTTAAATACTTGGTCTAGTTAGTTCCTGGCAGGCAGTTTTTTGAAGAGTCTGAACTAGGACATTTGGAATCCTACAGACCGTCTGAGACTTACCCAGACCGGTCCGggatttaaataggtatttcttATAAACAGTCTCAGAGTCTGAAAATTCAGTACTAAGACCTTCCTGGGAGGGTCCATGTGTTCTTAGGGTAGTTCAGAAATTAGCGATGATTCTGAAATTGAAGAagcaaatacaataaaaatgtctagTTTAgacattttgagttttttatcAAGCCACAACTTAATTGCAGCTTTTCCAAATCTGTACTTGGCATATAAGGCGTTGTGTATCATCACTGCATCATCTGCATCTGCTGAACGGAGCTTTTCTAAAGTaacttttgattattaattcataataatagaacaataataaataataagtaaatagaaCCATTATAGACTAGTAGAATTTTCATATTTGTCTAACAAACTAACTTCTACAATGTGTATGTTTGTAAGACGGTGACAACACTTGGGTGTGTAACACTTCTtaactttatatttcatatttttattaaaattattgtattattttttaattaatttttcttaaacacaaattgtcataataatgatttcaGGTAAAACTAGTTAAATCTAGACTTCGGTCAAGTATTTGGCAGAATCGGCTGGAAAGTCTACTGATATTAAGTTCTGAAAAAGATATTGAAATCAATCGTGATGaagcaattaatatatttgctaGGTCCTCTGATCTTTTAatgaaaagtttattatttaaattaaatatcaattgatattgtaataaatacactATAACTTATGTTaccctatttatttaaatatacaaagtagagtaatctattaaaaatattgtctcaTTTCAtggtgtttaaattaattttataattattatctgtatggtttaaaaattgtttgtgaaAGGCGatgacccccccccccaaccctataaatattttttataggaaaatttttaattgtgagACAAAATGTTGGTTGATGGGTAGGTGGGTGGGTGGGTATTGCAAAATATACTTGCCTCTGAAAATATTCGAGTTCACCACGCCACTGGTTTGTATACAAAGCGTATCATAGTGTTTTCGATATTCTACGTTATTGAATACTTACACGATacacaacatttttgtttttgtttttttgggcACACAGTTTTCGCGTGTTTTAGTAaaccgttatttttattttttacgttttttaaaaaaatacaacatggACGACGAACATGTAACTGTATCTCcagctaaaaaaaatccaaaaggAAAAGTAAgtgtttatattactattttcctattgaaaatttttaatttttaaatatatattttttctttagtttaTTGGCACTGGTCAAaggaaaattgtaattaatctCTACAAATATTTCGTTGAAAAACAGTCTGAAAATCCAGACAGCCCCCGATTGACCTACAGACAAATGCTATTAGAAATTTCAAAATCCTCAGGTATTGGACAacgtataatacaaacaatattgtcGGAGTACAAAATACAAGGTATAGTTTCATCGCCTACCAAGGAAAAACATAGACCTAcagtaattgaaaaaatcgacgaatttgataaaaacgCAATTAGGCAAAAAATTCAAGAATTTTGGAGGAACCGTGAAGTaccaacaattaaaaaaattttggtagCCATTAATGAGGATGAAACATTGCCTAATATGAAACGTACGTCATTCCAGGCAGTGTTAAAAGATTTACAATTTGAATAcgtgaaaaaaaatcgtaatagTGCACTTCTCGAAAGAGAAGATTTAAGAACTTGGCGCTGAAGatttttaaccaaaataaaGCATTACAGAGCACAAAACAGACCGATATACTATTTAGATGAGATATGGGTCAATGCAGGCGAGACACACAGCAGGACATGGCTCGATACGACAGTCAAAACATCACGTGATGCATTCCTTAAGGGCCTAACTGCAGGACAAAAGGAACCCTCCGGAAAAGGTAAGCGTCTCATCGTTTTACACATCGGGTCGTCAGATGGTTTTGTCCCGGGGGGCCTTTTATGTTTCGAATCGAAAACCAATTCAACAGACTACCACGACGAAATGAATGGTGATACATTCTAACCTGGTTTGTACGTATTCTgccattattaaaagaaaatgccaTAATTGTGATGGACAATGCCTCATATCACTCGGTgaagaaatgtaaaataccaAACATGTCTTGGAAAAAACAAGAAATCTTAGATTGGCTCGAGAGTAAAGGTGAGATTGTTATCCATCGAtgtgtaaaaatgatttaatgaaaGAAGTGAGAAAACTAAAAGATACATACGACAAATACGTGATTGACGAATACGCGAAAGACAATAAAAAACTCGTATTGCGATTACCGCCATACCATTGCAAGCTAAATCCGATAGAGCTCACGTGGTCATCAGTAAAAAGTTATGTTCGGACACACAacaacacatttaaaataaaggaCGTACTTGGGCTGCTAAAAAAAGGGGTGGAACATGTAACACCAGAAATGTGGACTAATTTTGTCGGACATGTCATAAAGGAGGAAGACAAGTTTTTGAACCTTGATCATTTAAGTGATGAAGTAATGGACGGACAACCCGACGAAGAAGAACGTCATATCCTTACCATAGGAAGGGGTGGTACAAGTTCTTTGGATTTAGACTCAGATTGATTTCTTgtgactatttaaattattttgatttttttttttatatttttttttgttttttttttcttaattcatattaaaatgtaatctatgttatgtacaattactaatttttgttagaataactaaataaatgcatatataaaatactgatgttaaatacatattatttgtattgtttttgtatacacAATAGGTACGCCTGACAccaggtattatttttttcatagtgtGTTACTTGGGCCGGTGTATACAACCACCGTTTACTGCTAAGCGGCGGCGGCTGTGGAATTAGCCACCGGTCACTGCGTACTGAGTGGGGGAATTTATGGCGGCGACTAGATGGTAGAGTGGGAGAAATTTGGGTACGATACCGCGGAGCTCGATCATTTGGATGCGCGAGCGAGTAGCGTTCTCTCCGCGCCCGGAactatattaaagaaaatcctAGCATAATTACTGTCCTAAAAGGTGATGACAGgcaaataaaaagaaattttaaataaaaaaaaagcacacatcattgtaaaactaaCACATTTGTCGCTCCGTTCAGaatcagaatattattttttttataagcgtttgaatttgtattttttactatataattccataaaatatactgacggaattatttttgtagttaataattattatttgtgccctgattatatgtatttaattgtacaGTAAAAGAAGTTAAAGACAAAAAGTGGAGACATATTAGGGatgcatatatatgtatcagaagaaaaaaatgtaaaaagtggGTCCGaagcaaacaaaaaaaagccTTATGCTTATGCCGaatcaatgtattttttaaacgtagtagtaaaaaaaaaggaagtaagtcaatataattaaatactaatataagaataaaccTACTTTACCATCCTGGtagaatttttgaatttttgtatgAACTGGTAATTTTCTGGTATTATAAGTGTAGTCAAATCTTTTGGAGCATCAGGTGCTGCTTGAATTTCTCGCCGTATGCgtcttatttgtttttttaaagctCTGTCAGCCGTCAAAGCTCcctaagtaatttaatattaattttaaattaatttaaaaaaaattaaaaattattaaaaattattttaaaaatttaaaaaattgttatatttacctTTCCTGCTTGTGATAATCCACTAAcacattcattaataatatttgatgtagGCTCCATTGTCTCACGTGCTCGTTTTTTCATCTTCGTGACTGCAGAATTAGCTTAAATATTAACCGCTTCCGAATCATGTGTCGAAtgttcatttatttgttttaaaacctaataattaaaatattaataaatgtatttaatacctactgatagaaaaattaataaaatattaaattacctcCAAAGTGTCAACTGTTGTATGAATTCTTTCCATTACTTGTGCCATGATGACTATTGACTACTATAACTACTACTGATTAGTTGACTatcttatttcttatattattactcaatAATCGTCTATCGATACGGTAGCCGATTACAGTGAGATAAACTGATAAATGatatagatacaatataattaatgctaaaattattatctaaacgcatttcttaaaaataatttcatgaaGTAATTTAAAGAGACTACGCCGAAATGGTCACACGCCAAAATGGCACTACGCCGAGATGGCCACGCCGAGATGGCCACGCCGATATGGCCACGCCGAGATGGCCACGCCGAAATGTCCGGATCCGTGTATTTATGTAAGATATGAAGgtctgttaatttattttctaagttCCTACCTATGTgaaaaataggttttttttttttttgtatataaatataaaataatgaaagttttattgtaattttgctTTACTTATAAGTctgattatacttaaattttatgaacttAAAGTCTGATTGAActgttatgattataaaaatattttttttttgttttgttaaattatataagatgttatactttattaataaataattatttgaatgcaaaatttaatttattgtatactcaCGGAATTACCTAACCACtatcacaaaattaaataccatatCATGATATTACCTAACTTTTCTCTATGACTTTTgcacttttataaaaacttatcaaAGTACTTAAAAGTCCAAAAActgcatatattatagtaacttaACTCTATGTTcatcaaacaattaaaataattaagcatAATTACTGACATTGAATTTGTAATTAgacatttagttaatttatcacGAATATGCCTTCCTTTACCCTAAATctcaaaatcaaatcaaagactaacataaaagttataccaagttttattgttttaccaacaggaaacaatataaaaaccacgagatggcacattattgtattttatccaccgtattttttttaaaaatttttttttttttttaatcgtacttgactaactcactgactgataaacgtaCCTAAAGcgtgaacaatgatagattaATGCTTGCAATTTACACGGTACCTTCGTACAATTGTACCATAAATTtagtgtgcaataagaaagcattttacaaaattcgcattttaaaGTGGTGCTTGCTCAAGtattttgagaatcaaaatagtcaataaaaatgtcttaaattttgaacaccgttaaactgaatattaaataacaaattaatcaatattcgaatcatattatatagaattggcatttttaacggtaaacgaagtgcacggggtcagctattgattatattaatccaCCGTATTATGTCAAACTTGGTATAACTTTGATACTTAATTAGAGTTAAATCATACACTTACGTACAAACAGCACTAGGTCCGCGATCTACCGCAGGTAGATTGTCtacctgataatatactgctgcgaatcagaatttttattccgggcaacagaaaacttaagataaatctAGAACATAATCcaccgaatattaaataacga from Aphis gossypii isolate Hap1 unplaced genomic scaffold, ASM2018417v2 Contig00590, whole genome shotgun sequence includes:
- the LOC126554755 gene encoding uncharacterized protein LOC126554755 encodes the protein MDDEHVTVSPAKKNPKGKFIGTGQRKIVINLYKYFVEKQSENPDSPRLTYRQMLLEISKSSGIGQRIIQTILSEYKIQGIVSSPTKEKHRPTVIEKIDEFDKNAIRQKIQEFWRNREVPTIKKILVAINEDETLPNMKRTSFQAVLKDLQFEYVKKNRNSALLEREDLRTWR